The genomic DNA TCACCCAAGCTTTTCTTACCCGCAGACTCTGGCTGGGAGAAAACTCCCACTTGGCGTCTCTGTTTAGAGCACCGATGTTTACTCCTCTGGGGATGTAGATACTTTGAGTAAGGTCATTGATGTCTTTCAGTGGACGCTGGATACCATCAAAGATGGAGCCCATGATTCCCGGTCCCAGCTCTACAGAGAGGGGTTTCCCAGTTCGAAGTACAGGGTCCCCAACGGAAACACCAGCTGTAAAAATCAAGTTAGGGAAAACAACAACTGCTCCATGTATGTCCAATTCAGACTCTGCAAGTGGCtaaagtttaatctaatttgctaTATAAGCTTAAATTTTAATAAAGATTATAATATGGTTTGTTAAATAATTTTACTTTATAAGAAGGTGTAATGGACACTGAAAGGATACACGTCTCCTCGTATACTTGGATAGTTGCCATGTCTCCCTCTAAACGGATGATTTCTCCCACCAGCTCACTGTGACCCACACGAACCAGCTCGTACATGGCCGCTCCTGCCATCGCAGTCGCTGTCACCACTGTTGACAGGGAAGGTTTGGaggaaaatgaaaacttttgttAGTCAAGGATTACACTGAAAACCATcaaacattcatgttttctttgaacTTTGTACTTCCACTGCATTTTAACTTAAATGAAAATGACTGtggtaaaaactcaaaaataaatgGATTACAAAAGAATTCCTGAGGAAAAAAGATGATGGcatataaattatatatattatttacatttcaaatcaaatgaGGCAAATCATTGGAAGACTCAGATTCATTTTGAAAGATAGATAACATACTCAGCATTTTGGTCaatttagaaaatgaaataacaaaCAGTCCCAGTATTGAGTGTGCATTCTGTTTTCTATGTCATTTGGAGTTTCAGAGTTTTTCCTTAACTGACAGTAAGGGGGATTTAAACCTAAAACAATGATTTCTGATTAAGCGGCTTAACCACTACTTTAAATTTTGTATGGGTCAAGTTGTAATCTCTAGataagtattgatttttttcaatatattGATTTGATTAAAGTTTTGGGATAGGTATATAAGTTTAATGTTTCTTTTGTGTGAGTTAGCATACAGGGTGGCAGCAGGGGCTGTTAGTTGAGTATATGCCAGtatttgcaaaataattttagctgataccaaaatcaaaacaaatatttaaaattcagtccttgaaacacaaaATGTAACTAATTTCAGGCCTTTAAAAAACTTCAATGTGTaagtaatgatgatgatgatgaataaagagaaAGACTTTAGCTGAAGTAGGTATGTTATTCCAGCTTctactccactaacttatttgtcaGTATGGGCaatatttacggctgatatatacatattttacagacaaaatattagttgtaaatatcgacagaaatgttcatatctgacGAAACTGCTATCATAcagataatatcatgcatttttagttgttaaatgtgacaaatgtgTCTTGTAAGCTGCAACTGGATGTCTGTAAAAATCCTTTGAGATCTTTAAATCTCAGGTTGTCTGTTTATAATCTCTCAACTAGGAAAGGAAAATGTGATATACTTCCATACCATGAAAAGCCaacataaatattttgtaaaatgatAGCACCCCCTCTATATTTTAGTCTCTTAATTATTATCTAACTTTAACCTGTGTTCTTGCATTGTTAAGTGGATTTtcgatcctgtgtggagataggACAAAGTTTTGGAGGGACAAACATCATCACAGCCCTACGCTGATGTGCGTTTATGGCTAGATGGAAGCTTCTCCTCGGATCCCTGGTTCTCAGTCACATCTCTCACTAAGGCCTtttcccctgattgctcagtttggctacATGACCAaatcttggaagagtcctgctTGTGCCAGATGTCTTCCATcagagaattatggaggcctcTGTGCTCTTGGGCACCTTCAgtacagcagatttttttttctttcctttaaaatgtatttgcaaAAGAAACGTTTGTCATGATCAGGCACAGAGTGTGTATCAATGagaaaaatgaagtttttcactgtagcatcaggctacaatgtaaaaaagttgaaaaagtgaagggggtctgaatacttttgaaaTGCACTGTATACAAAAGTAGCTGGGCCACTGTACTGTTAGATATCATGAGCAATAACTCCATTGTTGGTATATTAGGTATTAGTATGATATCCTCATCAGTTTGATAACGGATCTTGATTTTTGCAGAGTTCTGACAAAACCAACATACACTTAccaacagatttaaaataatacagtAATGTGAGTGCTTTTTGCCCCATCAGTATTTTACTAATCCAAATATCATtataaaagaaaagagaaaacagaccTGGTCCAGAAACACCATGTACATATCCAAACTGGCCCTCGCGCTCCTCATCCCGGATCTTGGGAAGTTTCGATGTGTCCATTTCGATAGTTTTTGTGCTTCAAAAATACCTTCAacgaaaaaaatatcaaaaacagaCGTAGTCAAGTCATTTAGACACAGCAATACACTTTACCGTGGCTCAGCTCATAGTCAGCATATACTACATGCATACAAAACTAAAACCATGTCAGCTTCAGAGTAAATACATACCTCAGATATTTcatagtttgtgtttttacacaAAACCATAGGACACAGTGAAACACCATGTATAACTACCATAGAGAAATGAATGGTAACATAATACTAAGTCGAGAGCTAACTCGGCTACAGCTGAGTAACCTTACGTGTGTTTGACTGTAACCCGGGGTTTAATTATGAGGTAAAGGAAGTATCAGCCACTCATCTTGAAGGATGAGTGTGCTAGACAGATGGTAACAATGCTGTTTGTCACTAAACACGCAGCATTTACAGCAAAGCTGATTTGTGCGTGTGCGCGTATTGGCTGGTTACTAGCTAGCAAACACAGGCAACCTTCATCATCATTGCATACAGGTAAAGCTACGCTAACGCTCAGTCAAAGACACTAAGACCAAGAACAGGatgaaaaactttaaatattataaattCAAATCATCTTACCTTGTCTTGATATGCAGTTCTCCAGGTTTGTCTTACGTAGCAGGCTGAGGAGGAGCTTCACTGTGCTAATCACCTGCCAGGCACCGGACTGTCACGGGAAGAAAACATCTCCATTGTGGCTCAAGCGATTTTTTCCCATTCTGCTGTTTGCGCAGCGTAGAGCCAAGATGGCGTCCGACGGGAGACGGTTTCCTAATCGCTGAAAGCTTCCGCCAGTTTACAAACGTCCAACATGCGCATTACTGACCCCTACTGGATATACATAAGAGACCTTCACATCATTGAAGTAACTACGACTTCAATGACTTCATTAAAGTAACTAcgacagttttaaaaaatagtaaaacacttTATGTTCAGTTATTTGTTGCTCTGCGACCTATGTTTTCTACATTTGCACACCTCTATCAGTCATGAAGAAGGCATTGTGTAGAAATACTAGAgctgttttgttaattttgatTCCTAATGGATTCAGATTTCATGATATTGTGAAAATACAGTTTATAGAAGCACATTCACATCGTTCATAACAATTCACAAATATTGCACACAATATACTCTAAACCAAAATGACcagaaataaatacatgaaattaagaaataaataacaagtgacacaaaaaaaaaaaataaataaataaataaataaaaacagggtgcagatggcctaatGGTTGATTGCGCCCCATTTGCAGGGGTGGCTAGGGTTCAAGTACAGCCTGTGGCTACTTTCCTGGCTGTCTCTCCCCCATCACTCATCCCCTTTTCAAAATCTTTCCACTGCTCTCTTCTCTCTAAATAAAGCCACAAAAGACCcccccaaacaaacaaacaaacaaacaaacaaacaaacaaacaaacaaaaccattaaaacagacatttcacagagaaaataaaactagagttgaacaattaaaaaaaatctaatgattaatttgattcatattgcaaatacagtgtgaattattgttttaaagggaacaatcttttttgccattctcattttagataataaaaaaaaattacaaaaataagaaaagtatgtgtttcttaaaaaaaggaTGCTTCAGTGTTTCCCTGTTGTGTAGAGCAAAACATCCGGATtgcaaaaaacacattaaactttctttttttcgggaaacatttcaggtcaaagaaatattgcaacttctgtaaGCTTTGGGTTTAATCTAAGTTTAGATTAATTGCTGCAGCCTTAGTGGCCATTGTGAGTTGTACAACACAATAtgaaattttcttaaaaatttcattttgtaaaagtacagttactttggttaaaatccactcaagtaaaagtaatttacatttacagtaatttaagtaAATTAGTTACTTTCAACACACTGTAGTTAAACCACTGCAACATCTGTCTGCAGTggcagtgatgtaaaatatgtcCATCACTGCTGCTTAATGTGTCATTATAGTTTataaactcacagacagctcagggGGCAAGTCAGAAATGATCTGCACCTAGTAATATAAGACATTTACATTTCACTGCACCTTTGTTTACTTTCcaatccataacaaattcctttttccaTGTTCAAATTCAGGTTTAAAACAAGGTCTGTATCCAAAAAGGAAGTCGTTTACCCTTGGCTTGGGGCAgtagaaaaattcaaaatgacacaacagttttaaatgctaAATAGTCTAACTTTGAAATGTTATCAAAAAGGTGATTAACTATAGAAGTTCTGAGATAAATGACAATCTAAAATTTTGATCGTTTCACATCCCAAATATACATATGGATGTGAATTGTGAAATATAGAATTAATAATTCTCTTTAAAAATGGGTGGGTTTGACAGACCACAGTTTTTATAAATAGCCCATGCAGtggtttgccactttttgaattACATCCAGGCGCCTTTACCAGCAGAGTTCAATTATTTTGTTCAACTGCGTATGAGTCAAATTacataaaaaccttaaaattaGTTTTAGAACCAAGGCTATActctaaaaataagaaataaataggTAGGGAAGGTAAAATAGAGAGCTGGTCTTAGGAATTTTGAGTATACCTTGATAAAGTGACAATATGGTTAGTTATTATTCTGACTACAAATAAGGTGATTGTGGAAAAACAAACCACACAAGATTGTCTATCTgattatgacatttttaataatgGGTCCAAAGACACATCACaacaaatgaaaatgttaaCAGCAGAGAAAAACTGCTTCATACTGTTCATTATAACCCACAACACATAGAGAATTGACACAATTTGAGGTAGCAGTTACAAAAGTTGCTGTATTTTATCCAAAATGTACACAATTTAGAGAAAACTATCAGTcagttatattttaaaatgcagtacaccttaaataatatattttataaGTGAATAACCTCAAGGTTTTACTTCATATTGCCATATTAGCTTGCAAGAAAACCAATTATCCCAGTAGGCATTGTGTTTTGTAACAATAGCAAAtccacaaatgtttttaaaaacttaatgaTGTCTCCATTCAAATATTAATGGTGTGTAACAGGATGCATGTCAGCAGGAGCCTTAAACTGAAGCAGCTACATGGAATCCAGCCAATCACTTCATTATTTACGCCTTGTATTTATGCCTTGGTGTCTCTGCTGGAGCATTTGGAAATAGCTTTGGCCTGGTGCTGGGACATCCCAGATATGTTTGGTTTAATTAGCACATTATTACAAGAGGACATCTCATTGGAACACACAGTTTAGGCTTAGAAAGTTGGAAAAGTCACAGTTCACATGTCATTAGTGGCAGAACaggaaaaaatgcattattaataattcaCCCGTAGCAGACATTAAAACACTAGATCAAAAACTTCAATTTCATAGTGTggttttcacatttaaaaacactgcagcttGACTCAAATCATTGACATAAGATGAGGTTATGGCACTCTACCATCAGTGGATTGGATGTAGAGTCCACTAGATGGCGCCAAAGAGAGTGATTTAGCTTTGTATGCACTGAAGTCAAATCATCACCAGATGCCATGCCCAGTCTTGGTCTGTCAGTCTGACCACTCGTTGTCATCCAGCTCAGAGTCGTCTTCAGAGTCAGTGTACTCCACTGCAATGCGACGAGACAGGATGGTGGCCACATCATTCCCCACTGGTTCCCTCTtgctctgctgctcctgctgctcctgGACTTTCTTCAGCTGGATGCCTGATTAGAAGAGTTTAGCAGaataagaaatatttttgtaggAGACTCATAGACCAGACATTTTAATTTCCAAActaatggcacaaataaaacCACTCACCTATACGAATAGCAGACAACAGGTCACTCCTTGCATCCCTCACAGGCTTTGCCTCTCCTCTGCCTCCTTCCCCACGTCCTGCAAGGTGTGAGGGTGCTGCTGGGGGAgggagaggtggaggagggggtcCCGGAGGAGGAGGGATCATGTGCAGTCCTGGAGGTGGTACAGGTGGGAGTGGGTAGCCTGGGCCTATATGTGAAACTCCGTTATGTGATGTTGGTGAAAGTGCAGCTGGGGGAAAACCAAAGGCTGTCTGTGCTGAGGGGATGGGTGGGCCTGTggcaggaggtggaggaggagagctggatgaaagtaaaaaataaagacacagtTATATTGCAGTTGGGACAAAGTCATTCAATTGTCTCTCTGTTGAGTGACAAACATACTTGAAGTCTGCAGGTGGATGTGTTGAGCCGTTCAGTATGTGGGGCTCTGCAGTGTCGTAGCTCGATCTCTTGTAGTTGACATCAATGCTGTGGTATTCATGCTCCACAGGTGGTGACGAGGGTGGCTTATCATGTGACTTGGCATAATTACAAGCAGCGTGGGCAGGCACAGGAGGGACGGGGTAGTCTGGGAGGTCAGGCCTGGACAAACAATGAAAGACAAAATGCTTCTCATTCAGATGATATCCAGATGGTGGATTTGTTTGTTACTAAATCAAAACAGAAGCTTTTTACAAAAGAGAAATTGCTACTTGACCCTTGAGGTCCTTTATTTAAGAAAATAGACACAACCCCCCCACTGAAGTCCTCTTTTTGGATTTATTCAACCTAatctttgtctttaatttttacaaaaattaacataaattatGGAATTTACATAAATCTGTAAACTCTTTACACAAAAGAGAAACTGCTACTTTACCCTCAAAGTCCTTTTTCTTAAGAAAATTGAATCAACCCCCTCCATATGTCCTCTTTTGGGGTTAATTCAAACAAATCTTTGTCTTcaattttcaacaaaaattaacataaagAAGGCTTTACACAAAAAGTAAACTGCTACTTGACTCACAATGTCCTTATATATTCAACCTGATTCTTGTCTTCAATTTTCACAAAGATGTACATAAATCACATGTTCTGATTACCATACTTTTTGTAGTCCTTAAACTATTTTACAGAAATTGCTgcttttcttaaatatttaaaaaactaaagaCTGAAAGAACACAGAGCAACAGAGAggtaattacatttttatcactacAAAACTCCTTAATTTTCAAAATGGTTCTAGTAGTATTTTTCTTCTTGACATTTTGATTACTTTAATTTAATATAGATCATCTTTCAAAGAGGGCAAGCCCACCCACTTTCTCCATGAACGCTAAAACAGGCTTGAACCACTggaattaatacattttatatgTGCAAGCTTGTTTTCTGTCATTAATTTAAACTTGATAAAAGTTTTCATATTTGCAGTTTTCCCTGCACTTTGGTCTGCATGATATGTGCATTTCTTAATCCaaatagatataaatatatatataaaatccTGGCTGTATCCCTTCTTTCTTTCACAAACCTGCCGTCAGGAGAGAGTGATCCCTCGGACGAAGCCCCTCGACGGAGAGTTTGTGGATGGCGGTGATCAGGGCGAAGCTCTTTGTCAAATGCCATCATGTTCCACTCCTGCCGGCGGTTTCTCACTTTTCTCACCTTCTTCACTTCACGCTGAAGGGTGCTGCTCTCCACACATCGCTTCTGTTCCTGGTTGGAGGTACAAAGAAGGATGTAACAGAACCTGTCTGCtaaaaacatacatgaacatATGGAAATGCTGAGTTTTCTCTCACTCTTTGTCTCCGCCTTTCTTTCCGCTTCTCCTCAGTGTCCTGAAGCATTTTCTCCTTCCACAGGTCAAAAAAGTAAGAAGGGTCGGAGTAAAATTTCATTGCATTTGTAGAATCCTCCCTGTAGACACAATTTTCCatattaaaagacattttttatttaatatatatactttatttttcattttttaagttgacAGAATACAAAACAACACGGTGGCAGACAGATTCAAACAGggggaaaagaaaataaagttatatGCCAATCCATACATATCTATAGCTTACAGACACAATGCACAAAGGTTTTCCAATGTGACAGTAGGAACACTAATAACTTAGGGGgtaaaagaattttttttaactgggaATTGAACCTGTTGCAGTTTCTCAGCCAGTGCAGTACCTGTAGGCAGTGAGGGTGCTGAGGGGAGGAGGCTTATCGCTTCGGCTGTGCATCTCAGCCACCGAGCTGGGCATGCTGCCCTTTGACAAAACCTGCTGGTCCTGAACAGTGGAGCTTTTGAACGCCTTCCTCATGTTTATGTCCTGAAGCGAGACTAcaaaacagaaagacagaggTTTTTTGAGTTTCATAAAGAGCATGAGAGAGTGAATGACAGGGTAGAAAATAAGATATTTAATCAACAGACAGATGGCTTCCAGTGGACTCACCCTCCTCCACGCTGGAGTCCAGCTGGGTGACCTTGACGGCCAAGCGGTCGATACGGTCCTGGAGAGAGTTGGCACGCCCATAAAAGGTGTTTGCCTCATTAAAAAGCTccccaaaaacattttctgcatgTGTACCTGCAACCAAAGCAAAGAATAAGAGAAAATGGAAgagttttttaaatcagaaaatgtgcaaaagaaaGAAGTGCAGCATGGTGCACAGCatataattataaaataaaatcaacaaagaaTTTCATTAATTCCACaactatggaagccctaagtggacacatgtttcattttattccattttccttagttaaaatgttaatgtggaTGTTTTCTTCAGATCTTCTACATCACAAAATATCAAGATACACAAGTCAAGATCTTTAAAGGATGCACCAAGTTTACTTGTTATCATATAGATGCATATAAGGGATGCTTGTGTATATCTCAAATTGAACAACCCACTGGTTGGCCAgcagacttttttaaaatattcactcattagcaaaatgtaaatataacatGTTATTTACCAtcagaaagctctgattctcaggatTATAACCATGTAAACCATTACAGGATAAAACCACCTCAGCAGGCACAATTAATACATTTGTCAggctacaaacaaacaaacgaacaaccaaaaaaaaacaataataaaaagacATCCATAAAAATCCTGGGTTGGTTTtctacaatttaaaatttataaaaatgtatttgacaATTATTAGTAatgctatttaaaaaatgtcagcaaACCTTGATCCTTTTTGGAGTCTTCAGTTTGAAAATGTCTGGACATTTCCTCAATAAACAGGTGTCAAATCCTCATTTACTCTTCTATTCTTATCATCATTGAACCTGAACTAGCTaaggcttcatgctttggtcTAGTTGAGTTTACCAGATAATACTTCCTagctacagtcatctacaggcctctgtttcacaaCTGTACTATTCAATATCAGTAGCAGTTGCAGTGAAACTTCAGAGTGTTACCTTTCTAAAGACACATTGCTTGTGCTTGTACCCCGgatggttcaaacacagcattcaatttaatttggctatCCCTGAATAGGTATTTTTACCTGGAATCTTAGGGGTTAAAGAAGAcct from Cheilinus undulatus linkage group 12, ASM1832078v1, whole genome shotgun sequence includes the following:
- the LOC121518646 gene encoding wiskott-Aldrich syndrome protein family member 3-like, with amino-acid sequence MPLVKRNIEPRHLCHSAVPDGIGSELECVTNNTLSAIIRQLSSLSTHAENVFGELFNEANTFYGRANSLQDRIDRLAVKVTQLDSSVEEVSLQDINMRKAFKSSTVQDQQVLSKGSMPSSVAEMHSRSDKPPPLSTLTAYREDSTNAMKFYSDPSYFFDLWKEKMLQDTEEKRKERRRQREQKRCVESSTLQREVKKVRKVRNRRQEWNMMAFDKELRPDHRHPQTLRRGASSEGSLSPDGRPDLPDYPVPPVPAHAACNYAKSHDKPPSSPPVEHEYHSIDVNYKRSSYDTAEPHILNGSTHPPADFNSPPPPPATGPPIPSAQTAFGFPPAALSPTSHNGVSHIGPGYPLPPVPPPGLHMIPPPPGPPPPPLPPPAAPSHLAGRGEGGRGEAKPVRDARSDLLSAIRIGIQLKKVQEQQEQQSKREPVGNDVATILSRRIAVEYTDSEDDSELDDNEWSD